The sequence TCGTTGATCGTACCTGGGATTCTAGCAGGAATATTCGGTATCTCCATTGCAACCTTCATAGGGATTGGGTTTGGAGTGAAAGTCCTCAAGTTCATGTAAAGATGGTTATGACTAGATTATGGATTGGACCCTATCTATCTCCTCTCTCTGTCTATCTTTCGTTAACCAATAGAACAGTCTCTTCTAGTAATGAAACAACAAGAGCTGAGCTGAAGACAGAAGAGTGCAATAAAAGGAATTTGCCATTTGAAATCCTCAATCattcatttttttcctttacaAAATTAAAGACGAGAAAGTTATTGGGGGCAAATGCACCAGAAAATACCAGAGAAACAATCACTCCACTCCCAACAGCCACGGAAACAAAATCTTAGAGCACTTCTggaccccttttttttttaataaacagaGATTGGATATAATTTTTGAGAATGTGTGTAAAAATAACGAGAGGCCTCCTTAGTAAGACTTGGCAAAGATAGCAACTTCCTCTGCTGGATTACCAGTCATTAGACATGTTTTGCTCCCTAGAGTCTGTTCAAACGGGAAACACCGAATGGTCGCACCTGTTTCCTCCTTTACCCTTTGCTCATCCGAGTCACTGGCTGACCATGGACCTCTTGCCCATTTCCCTGAAGAAATCGCAGCTTTGAGCTCCTCGTATGAGTTCACATCCACTATGTTACTGCACAATCACATCAAACAAAATATTGTGATGAGGAAGAGTCTTGTATGGGAGAAGAAACATGACAATAAACAATGTGTACCTATCCCTGAATGATATTGCCTTTTCAAGAAGTGATGATTGGATCTCATCCAACTTCTCTTTTACATATGCCACTAACGTTGACGGCTCCATTGATATTCCAAACACTTTTCCTGCCTTTCCTGGTATGTCCCTCCTCGAGACAACAACCGAGTTGTTAGAAACATCGCGTGGACCAATCTCAATCCTTATAGGGACTCCCTGCAAACACAAGTTATCAGAGCTGATTTTTATCTTTCACACCTAAGAGAGTAACGAACCTTCATTTCCCAGAAATTGAACTTCCACCCTGCGGTTCGTTCTGTTGTGTCATCAAGCTTAACTCTAACCCCAGCAGTTTGGAGAACTTCCTTCACTGATGATGCAGCATTGAGAACTTCTGTTTTCTCACTGTCTTTCTTCCAAATAGGTACAATCACTACCTACCaaggaagaaaagagaagatAATGCACTGTCATTATCATGTTATTCAGATATAAAGCAAAATGAAAATGTTAAGGCACCTGTATTGGAGCTATCTTGGGAGGAAGCATAAGACCAGTGTCATCTCCATGAGTCATGATAATCCCACCGACAAAACGTGTACTGACTGCCCATGATGTCTGCCACACATGTTGCCTTTCTCCATTCTCATCTTGGAACTGGCATGTTCATATATCTCATTTTACATGAATTTGCAAAAAGAATGTGAATAAAGCTAAAGCATAGATGAACCACAGGTAGGAAACAATGCTttcatcatataataaaaagaaaaatatgatatacTCCTACGATAATAGTTCTGTACCTGAGTTCCAAAAGCACGAGAAAAGTTTTGGCCTAAGTTGTGGCTGGTACCAGCCTGCAAAGCCTTCCGATCTCCCATCATAGCCTCAATAGTATAGGTTGTATCAGCACCAGCAAAGGTCTCCATCTTTGATTTTCGACCTGCAATCACAGGTATAGCAGTTTCCTCAAAAGCAAATCTGGTGTAGATCTCGATCATCTGCTTTGCCTGCAATACAGCACTGAACATTCttcacacacaaaaaaaaagactccaTGAGTTGGTTATAACAAAGTGGAGAACAAACCTCTTTTTCTGCCTCCTCAGGAGTGGCATGAGCAGTGTGACCCTCTTGCCATAGAAATTCAAGAGT is a genomic window of Brassica napus cultivar Da-Ae chromosome A2, Da-Ae, whole genome shotgun sequence containing:
- the LOC106391433 gene encoding proline--tRNA ligase, chloroplastic/mitochondrial gives rise to the protein MVASLRLPSLTSLLFPATTRYPAALRRSLCLRNRPASGFATAPSGTASPETKSEVGRLPRSDQAVTPRSQDFNAWYLDVIASAELADYGPVRGTMVIRPYGYAIWEAIQDYLNVKFKETGHSNMYFPQFIPYSFIEKEASHVEGFSPELALVTVGGGNELEEKLVVRPTSETIVNHMFTQWIHSYRDLPLMINQWANVTRWEMRTKPFIRTLEFLWQEGHTAHATPEEAEKEAKQMIEIYTRFAFEETAIPVIAGRKSKMETFAGADTTYTIEAMMGDRKALQAGTSHNLGQNFSRAFGTQFQDENGERQHVWQTSWAVSTRFVGGIIMTHGDDTGLMLPPKIAPIQVVIVPIWKKDSEKTEVLNAASSVKEVLQTAGVRVKLDDTTERTAGWKFNFWEMKGVPIRIEIGPRDVSNNSVVVSRRDIPGKAGKVFGISMEPSTLVAYVKEKLDEIQSSLLEKAISFRDSNIVDVNSYEELKAAISSGKWARGPWSASDSDEQRVKEETGATIRCFPFEQTLGSKTCLMTGNPAEEVAIFAKSY